The DNA region ccatgaccctcccagtcccctgacctgaaccccatagaaaacctgtggggtgaactgaagaggagagtccaccagcgtggacctcgaaatgtgaaggatctggagagattctgtattcAGGAACActgtctcagatcccttgccatgtattctccaacctcattaggcgttataggagaagactcagagctgttatcttggcaaacggaggtagcacaaagtattgactagaAGGTtaccaataattgctgcacagctatatttaacaaagatatttttgtacAAACCTGTCTTTTGTTGGCAGTTGTTtggtatccatgagagcagagtattcttgtgatttttttaaacaaaagattaaaaggttaaacaataaagacacagttttttcacaattttcacagttttctttgctcagatttaccaagggtgccaatattagtggagggaattGTATGCGGGTGTTTCATTAAATTTGGCAGGAACTCTACTAGAGTAGAGAGGGATTTACTTTGTATATTTCGTATACTATCAAAAATCACTAATTAGATGTgtcaggtctaggtcaaaggtcatcatcattAAATAGAATGATCTTGACAGGTCAAagggtcatcatcatcaattataattatgttggcatgacatcatcaaatataattatgttaaatctggttccgatgccttccacacacacacacacacacacacacacacacacacacacatatatatatatatatatatatatatatatatatatatatatatatatatatataaatatatatatatatatatatatatatatatatatatatatatatatatatatgtgtgtgtgtgtgtgtgtgtgtgtgtgtgtgtgttgtgtgttatgttAATATAGTAGATGTACATATCAGTTCAGAGTTCATAAATGCACCTAAATGTGTTTttcaaaaaagtaataaaaaacaatacaacGTACCATGTTAAGGAAAgcatttgtaaaaatgtttggatttattttgatataaaaTAGTATGGTATAGATTTTTCTGACttcattatataaatatattaatacaaatatttaaacaaacatctgcTTGTGTTCTGTAGAATTCCATTAAAGTTTATCAGTGAAATGAGTGTGGGCTTGTATTAACCAGTACTGGGATCTTAACTGTGGTTCACATTTCAGAGTGTGTAAAATTCTCCTTTGAGGATCAACTATGCATTATTTAATGATTCCAGGTCATCCACTATGAAACGTTCCTTCTCCTTAAGGACTTGATAGAATTCTGCCTTCACAACTCTTCCTCTTGAGTCGAGAAAGCTGTACAATATCCTCATTTTCTCCTGTGGTGTTGTTGCATTTAggattatactgtacatttcagcaTCGATGATTTCTTTGGTTAGTAGAGTGTCTGCTATTTGCTCTACCATCGAAACTCTCTGTATGAGCACGTCTCTGTGTTTATCTACAAATTGAACATCTAATATAGAGATAAACATTAATTTATAACAATGTACATAGCAGGGCTCTTTCAACAGAATTCATCCCAACTTCATCAtaagtacatttattttgacaaatcaaaataattaaaaatcaatAAGTTTCATACAAATGCCAGTATCTTGAACTGGAAATTGTTTCTATCCCAAacaatattttacacacaccataaaaaaaagttaattaaactatactttgtgtttaaaaatatatgataCGTAACATGGCTGCAGGGCGAgaacttctttcatgtttttccatttgatAAACAGTGGTCAATGAAgcaaaaactaaatctaatgttGCAGTGCACActttataatgttaaaataaatcaaataaatgataaatttcAGTCAGAAAGTCTTACTTGTATCCATTTCGACTGGAACTGCTTCTGTACTATCAGCTGAGGTGATAAGACAGAAAACAAGATTCAGTACTATGATAGTATAATGTGGTCTTAATTAATATTATAGCAAAATCAACCCAGAGCTACATGTATATGAACATCCCAGGACTTATAAATCAGTGGTGCAGAGGAGGGTGAACTTTGAAGGCTTGGAGGGGTATTGTTCTGGGTTTGCTTTGACAAGCTGAAAGCTACGCCAATGCTTTCTGTCAAATTCGAATACGAAACTGAAAAATGAGGTACCTGTAAGAAAGATCTGACGAGGCTCCCACACCTCCTGGCCAAATTCATCCAAAAGACCCAATGTGAGGTCTTCAGCCCCGGTATTAAGGATCACCTCAAATGTGGGGTGATAGTTAGGGCCATAGTCAAAGCCAAATGTCTCAACCTAAGAAAACCAAAGATAGCTGAATACACTATTGCAATGTGTGAAGCGAtcttattttttcaaaaatgaaactgTGGTTTACCTTTGGCTGGGATACATAAGGCTCACAGAGTGGTCTGTATTTTTTACCACGGGTCAGTTGACATATGGAGCTGCACTGAATGTACGTGTTGCACTGATTTACTTTCTGCACCTTCATGGTCAAGTGAAGAATatttaagaaaaacatttaattttttaacttaaaaaatatCCCATGACTGATAGTTTGGTAGAAATTGTGTTCATCACAAGAAAAGACATTGTGTGAAACTTCAGCTGATTAATGTAGATTAGTACATTACCTCTTCAACTGGCACATTTCCTGGCAACAAGTGAATGTGCAGTTTTCTCCTTCTTTGGTTTCCAATCATTTCTTTGTAGAAGAGAAGGACTTGGGCACTGATGGGTTTTTCAAAGAAGATCCATTTTTTTAACAAGCCAAAGAGGGAGAGACCTTGGACTTTGAAGATCACGTGTGTATTTGTTACTTTCAGGGGCTGAATGATCTCCACATTATCATCACTGAAATGTGCCACAAACAGTCCAACCTGATTTTCATCAGGACCATAATCAATGCTGCAAGGAACTGAGAAGGAAGAGACAAAATCCAGCAGACATACCCAAGTTATTATTGGCAAGTTATTTTTCCAATTATTATGGTAAATAGTGTCATTAAATACACCAATGAGCAAAAATTTTATGACAACTGACAGACAAAGTAAATAGTGTTGAATATCTTGAAACACTGGCGCATATCAAGGTCTGGGATATATCAGATGATAAGCGGACAGTCGGCTCTTGTGGTCAATGTGCTGAATGCAAGAGAAATGGTAAGGTGTAAAGGCTTGAGCGactacaaatgaaacaaaaacattatacttggtcatttatttattatatttagtcaaaacgatccaatattacatatctgtgattgGCAATAGTATGGGAACTTTTGTTTTCGCTATCTTGTGTAACctcccttgtgcagcaataactgcaactaaacatttgcGCTAActattgatcagtcctgcacatcagttTGGAGGATTTCTAGCCAATTACTCAGCATAGAACGGCGTCAACTCTGgaatgttggtgggtttcctcacaagATCTGCTTGCATCAGGTCCTTCCAAAACATTTCCATTacattaaggtcaggactttgacttggccattccaaaactttattcttctttaaccattctttggtagaatgacttgtgtgcttagtttccactgacaggtgaagtgaataacactgattatcttgttacaatgtgctgtcaaggggtgggatatattaggcagcaagtgaacagtcagttctcaaagttgatgtgttggaagcaggaagaATGGGCAAGTGTatggatctgagcaactttgaccaGGGCCAAaatgtgatggctagatgactgggtcagagcatctccaaattggcaggtcttgtggggtgttccaggtatgcagtggttagcacCTACAGTACCAGAAGTGATTCAAGGAAGAACTGGTGAACCAGCAACATGGTTATGGGTGCCCAATGCTCTCTGCTGCACATGGGGCGTGAAGGCGAGCCCATTTGGTCCGattccacagaagagctatagctgtagcacaaattgctgaaaaagttaattgcGCCTACAATGTGAGCATCATAACTGGATCATgcagcaatggaagaaggtggcctggtctcatgaatcatgttttcttttacatcacatgACCGGCCGAGTGCATGTGCGTATCTTTCCtgtggaagagatggcaccaggatgcactattgGAAGAAGGTAAGCCTGTGGAGGCAGTGATatgctctgggaaatgttctactgggaaaccttgggtcctgaccttcatgtggatgttatgtGACCTTAACATTGTtgaagaccaagtacaccctttcattGCAATGGTACTCCCTAATGGTATTGgcctctttcaacaggataatttGGGATATGCAGGAAAAAAGGTTgatccatagaggccccacctcacaacttataGCAGTTAAAGGATCTACTGCTAATGTCTTGTAGATCCTGGCTAATTCCAGTCAACACTGCACAcattgtggagtccatgcttccacaggtcagagctgttggTAACACAAGTGGTACctacactaatatatatatatatatatatatatatatatatatatatatatatatatatatatatatatatatatatacacacacacacacacacacattttaaacatgaaaacaggCTTCCCACTTTTTATATGTGTTCAACTTATGTTTCAGATCACTGTAACACTTCCatatcatgtttttttctcaCACATAGCTCTGCATTTCTCATTTATTAGGTTGATTAGAATCATAACGTTAATCCAAAATGATCTTACCAGTCTGTATCTCGCAGTGTGGGAGGTGCAGATAAAGAATTGAACCTTCAGCAcatttgatgttgtacaggGGTCCTGCAGGCTGGAATTGGCCGATGCCCTGCCACTGACTGTAATCCCAGGACACTATTGTGTACAGCACTTCCCCATTCCCTTTCATCTCAAAGACAAGGTTAGTCAATTTACAGTGAAACTGACCAGCATGAGAGCACAAAAACCTGCAGAGCGAAAGACATAAAGGACAGTGAAAACATAAAAATctggcttgtttttattttggaacATGTTACCAAAAATCCcatgtaaataatgtcaacaaTTAACCAATTTTTTTTGAAGGACAGAATAAAATAAGCCCATGCATTACCTGTATGCACCACTGTCAGCACAGTGTTCTAATTCAGGAATCAGTGCATCTCTGACTACTGAGTGCTGTTGAACAGAAGAAACATACAAGAAAAGTATAATGCAGCAACCgtttacaaaaatatttcatgaGCACACAACACGTGAAAATGTATTCTATGGAGCCAGTGGGCGTAAATATGTGGGGACTCAATAATagtacagttgaggccaaatgtttacatacacctagagGCTAAAGACATTTGAACTAAatttttcacaactccacacatttaatttaccatacatttcctgtgttaaaTCAATTAGGGTATCCAATTTATTTCAATGAgataatttaaattaattgctAAGAgccagatttatttcagcttttatttattatatcagattttcagtgagtcaaacatttacatacaatttattaatatttggcATTGCTTTTTAATTGATTGAACTTGAATCAAACACTTGGGTAGCCTTCTACAAGCTTCTCacaatacttttgctcattcCTTCTGACAGATCTGAGGTaactcagtcaggtttgtggGCCTCCTTGCTCAGACACAccttttcagttcagtccacacattttctatgggattcaggtcagggctttgtgattccaatactttcacttGGTTGTCAATAaggcattttgttaaaaatttggacgtatgttttggattaatATCCTGCTGGAAGTCGTAGTTGTGGCCATGTTTTAACTTTCTAGTTGATGTACTTAGATGTTGCTTTagtatttctagataatcctcCTTCCGCATGATGTCATCTATTTTCTGAAATGCACCAGTCTCTTTACCAGCAAAACACCCCAACAACCTGATGCTGCCACACCCATGCTTCTGAGTAAGGATGGTATTCTTCATTTTAAAAGTCTCACCCTTTTCCCTTCATACATAGTACTGATTATtatggccatttttttttagtttcaccCGAACATCCTTTTAAAAAGCCAATGATCACCTACAAATTTCAGTCCAATCTCAaaccaatatttttttaaatatattttttttattatttgtactgATTTTGTGGTACCGTCtgttgtttggaaattgcacctAAGTAGGAACcagatatagatttttttttaggtcttgGCTGAGTTGTTTGGAAGAAAGGCCCTTATAAAGCCACAGTTGCACTTCCAATTAACTCCTCATTATAACTACTGGACAATCAGAAGTTTCTAAACGTCATTAAATTAATTCCTGAAATCTTCCAGAGAGTCAACTTGGTGTGCGTAAACATTTGATCAAATGCAATTCTGATATAGCGAGTTAAGACTAAAATAGATCTGTATCTAatcaattgttttaaaatgatctctgatgcaaaaaaaaaaagcagatccCCTAATTAACTATGGTAACatgtatggtatggtatggtatggtatagtatggtatggtatgatatggtatggtaaaatatggtatagtatggtatggtatggtatagtatggtatgacatggtatggtatagtatggtaaaatatggtatagtatggtatggtatagtatggtaaAATATGGTTCTGAAACAAAATACCAagcaatattatttaaaaactttattctaaTACAGTTGAATCTAACCTTGGGAGAGTTTGTATCCTCAGTGTCCTCACTAGCAAATCTTATATCTCTGGTGTGAGAGTGCTGTGTAGATTTTGAGCGATTGTCTTCTCCTTCATGTTCCATAAAATCCATgtgcaaagaaaaacaaagcacataaacataattaatcctgagcttgggttactctctgttttactttcacatgttctccctgtgtctgtgtgggtttcctctgggttctctggtgaCACCCAgtctcccaaaaacatttcacCAGATGGATTGATACTGTATTATTGACCTTTCCACCAGGCAAAGTTTAGGTACATGCTAGCATTTCTGCCAATCAGGGTCAGGAAGACCTAGAGTCTGACTGAACCCTTGTCACtccaacagcagcagctctaAAAGGTAGAATGTGCCAGATCTCCATTTCTATGCAAGCCTAGTGTGTTACAATATTTAACAGAAAactgaataaacattttcataggaaaaatttttcattttgaaatgaatgtTACTTTTGGGGTCTATGGGACCCCAAACAACAAAGTAGAAAAGATTATGTCAACAAAGCACAAGAAAAAGTTGAAAAAACAACtgtaaatattatgaatttataaaaaagatttaaaaacagtGTATTAGATTGGGAAATTGAGaacttttgcttttatttaaaaaaccaaCCAGATGATAAATGTTCCTCATGAACTTCTACTTCTTTGGTCAATACAGCTGCCTCTGTAGGGGAGATCACATCTACAACCTGAGCGAGAATCTTTTCAATGACCTGCTCAAGGTCCAGAGCAGGGACGAAGGTGACCAGGAGACGTGTCACTCTTTGTCTGAGTTCTCTTAACATGAGgctgaaaagaagagaaaagaaactctATATGAGTCACTCCATTTGAGTTATTCTGTTAGAGTGCAGGCCAGGACTATGGCTTCTGTCTCACCTGCCAGATAATCGAcagtatattatacagtataaactgcACAAACTATttcataatataaaatattaatctgATCATGTCTGATTTTTGTGACTCTTAAACTGGATTTTAATAATAGAGCTCTTACGGTGAATGCATTTTATTATCtctgtgtcctctctctctccctgatcTGTACTGTGTCTCATCCTTCCATGTCCGAAACTGTGAGTCTTTTCCTCTTCCTGGGTTGGAGGTTTCTGTTGAAGGTCCATGATCTTTCGCACTTACCTCCACCTTTTCAATTTCTGTCTTCATTTCCTCTAAATCTTTGTGCAGGCTCTCACAGTAGTTCGAAAATGTGTCCACTCCGTGCTCCTGGTAAATCACAGCAGGAAAAATGTGTGAGCAGCTATGAAAATAAAAGTCACTACACATCGATCCCAACATTGGCAACTGCAAAACTGTGTCTCCTAATCTGCGGTGTGCTCTACTGAACACTCGCTCTTTGACTGATAAAGCATCCATGCTAAATGACATAATCACTGATGCAAACCTGGATATGTTACTTCTGACTGATACGTGGCAGTTGCCAAATGACTTCCTGAATTTAAACCTCCTTACACCACCAGGGTATATCTATTTTTCTAAACCACGCCCCCATCGTAGAGGTGGAGGATTGGCTATAGTTTGCTGTGAGAATATGAAAATATCGAAGTTGAGTATCATGATGTTGACTCTTTTGTATACCTAGCATTGAAAATGGTTGTCAAACATCAATGGCTGTGATCTTAATCTATCGACCACCaagatctctctctttctgagaTTAGTCAACTATTCACTCTTGTCTGTACTAGATATTCATCTGTAATTGTACTTGATGATTTTAATATACATGAAAACACTGTACAGTGTAATGAATGTGTAATGCAGTGTAATGAATGTCTGTGTTGGATTGCTTCAATATAATCCAACATGTCACTTTTGCCACTCATTCCAGGGGTTATATACTGGATCTCATCTGTTCATCTGGTATATATAATGTCTCTGCTACTGCTTCTGATTTTGCTTTCTCTGATCATAAACTTTTAAAACTTAGCTTTAGTTTTCCTATATCTACACTGCCTACTACAAAAATGGCGCTCTGTCCATATCACTCCTCTTCTGCATGATCTCCACTGGATACCTGTTGCATCACATATTCAATTTAAGATACTGCCTCTAACATTCAAggcactaaacggtcttgccCCTCCTACTTGTCTGACTTACTTCATCCATACTGCCCTACTCGGTCCCTTAGATCATCAGAGCTTGGCCATTTGTCCATTCCTAGATTTCTGCTGTCCCATGCAGGTGGAAGGTCATTTTGTGTGGAACTCACTACCTCTTACTTTCTGTAACATCACTTCTCTGCCTAGTTTCACAACCCAGTCTGTTTGTATGACTGCCTGATCATGGACTGGCTAACGTTTTTGATATGTGCTCTACGTTTTGGATTGTTATTCTCATTAAAGCTgccttatctgcatttgcatccgtctcctAAACTCATTACATGACAGACAAGATACGAACGAAAGCAATAAGACACGATACATCCTTATTTAGATTAATTTAGTTTAGAGTACATTTCCCtctaatatttataaattatgACTACCATATACACAACACAAAATGTAATCAATTTAGATACTCACCTCTGTCTTGAgcacttttttaaactgtatCAGCTTATCTTGGAGCTGCCTTATTGTGTCCATGATATATGAGTACTTTTGCTGATCTTCAAAGCTGGCCTTTGTGATTTTATTGCTCTGCTCCTTCTTTATCATGCTTTTGTcaatcacatcatcaccatcatccttCAGTGCTGTTTTAATGTCTTTACATTCCACTTTATTGGCATCACTAGCAGGGCTCATAATGGAATCTGGTATGTTTttgtcaaaacatttttgtctagATTTCTTCTCTGGATTGTTTGGACTCGCGTCCAGGGCCTTCTTCTTCCTGAAATAGTAAAAGGTGAAATTAAATCCTTCAGGTACTCATAATGCCACACTATCATGAAGGAGCATGAGACAGAAGGCGTGACTACAGTACCTTTTACGAGTAGTGAAGAGACAAGCGTCAGCTGAAGTATCATCAGGTGACAAGGGAGTAAAAGAGCTCTGTTGagagcaaaaaaaccccacatgtgAATGAAAGATATAGAGAGATTAAAATTATGAATATATGGTTATAGGAATAAATGATTATACAAGCAGTTCCCAAGCTGTAAGGAGTCTGTGATTATGAATCCATAAATATCCTTAACACATAATACCTATTCATGCTGATGCATtacatgtattttgttttgactACATATATTTCTGatctccctttctctcacaTGCCACATTCCAGATTTACACCTTGACAgttctgtttaatgtttaacagtATTTACGTACcgtgctgtggaaaaagtatatcccgatttcttttttgtgtatatattataaatagttttagatcttcaaacgaaatacaacaaaacaataataattaaaagcaaacctgagtaaacacacaatacagttatttatttatttttattgaagcaaaaaaagttatccaactcCTATCgctaatgtgaaaaactaattgcccccataaacttaaaatctagttgtgccacctttagcggCAAtcactgcaaccaaacgcttccgataactggagatcggtctttcacttacttctaggacttggACTTACTCCAATGCTTGGGataattgtcttgctgcataatccagttgtgcttgagtttcaacttacagactgaagactgtacattctcctttaggattttcaggtagagagcaaaattaatttttccctcaattattacaagttgcgCAGACCTTGAAGGatcaaagcatccccacaccatcacacttccaccaccatgcctgaccgtaggtatgatgttctttttgtggaattctgtgtttggtttatgccagatataacgggacccctgtcttccaaacagttccactttcaactcatcaatccactgaacatttcccaaaaggtttgaggatcatcaaggtgtgttttggcaaaattcagatgagccttaatgttcttctgggttagcagtggttttcaactcaccatgaatgccatttttgcccagtgcctttctgatagtggagtcatgaacagttatctttactgatgcaagagaggcctacaggtcctttgatgttgtcctttgcTCTTTTGTGGCTTGCTGGACGAGTCGTTGCTGTATTCTTGGAGGTaatttggaaggtcagccacttctgggaaggttcactactgtaaTCTTTTACTTGGCTCTTACTGTGGCCCTTTGgaatcccagagcctttgaaatagctttgtaacccttcccagactgatgaatttcaatcaccttcacaatgcaaatacattttcacacaggcttggtattggataacttttttgcttcaataaataactatcatttaaaaacgtctgggttacgaaCCCTGTTCCCTTGCGCGTGACTGGcgtctgaagcttgtgtaacatcatgcctatttataagcCTGCCTTTATCAGGTGAGACGGGGGAGGggggtcaaactttctgtgtgaagtgtttagggatgGATCATGCCACAGCAGCCCTTgaggggtctgactgtgcgcattgtgaacgccttacaattttgctctcttctcggccgaaGTAAGATGGGTTTCAGggcctcacggatctgggccagccactgccgaggcagccagccgacGCAGGTCCTGGAGATCTCATATGGATTTGAAAGAGGAGCCACAGAggagcactgctctatctcttgctctgttttcCAAGTCTGGCTCTCCACCGGACCATGGAGCTAgtggagagcagctctcaagcatataaaaaaCTGCTTGAAGtaattactagggcagttgaaaaactaAACTTATACTGggccggggaagaggaagtggctcatagCAGGCTGGACGAACGCTTCCtccacagtgaaaataaatctctctcccactgcagaaaactcccctttttccagaagtgcatgatgaaatatcatgcttctgggCAAAACCATACACTAGTCGTGTATATAACCCCGCGGCGtctgattattcggccatcgtggggaGTGAACAGCATGGCTACTTAGCTATGTCGAAGGTGGCGGAGGTGCTTGCGAGTCATCTCTCTCCATTGACAGCAGGTAATTTACAGGGCGGAGTGTGGAGTGTaaatgtggagttccctttaaaagggaactgtattttgtgtttactcaggttgcctttgtttaatcttagattatgttttcatttctgaaacaatttagtgtgagctatacacaaaaacagaagaaatctgaatactttttcacagcactatatatCACGGTCTAGCTATATGGGGATAACGATCAATGATCTCAGATATTTAAACAACCGCAATGGTTAAACAAGAATACAGAAAAGGAGATTGAGAACTTAATTTTTTGTTTCACATCCTTTTGCAAAGCTCTGGAATcacacacaacataaaataaTCTTTTGGAAATAGTTTCTCTTTTTGCTACGGATAAGTTATAGCAAAAAAAACCTATCTAGCCTATGTACAAAATGCATCTCATCACTACCAAGTAGTGTTTTTTTCTCAATCCTTGTTAAAACATCATGTCATCACCTGCTTCCTGTTCTCCTGCTGCAACTTCTGGTTTCGCTCACTGTTTCAAAACATATACACAAGATTAGACAAAAACTGTTGTAATTCCTTCAACATTCACCCGATTTGGATGTACATatcctcaaattaaagctggaaGTCTACACTTTGACATCATGTTCATTACTTAACTGTGAaatattaaatagaaatatttattgGAAATGAGAGGATTCATTTCTCACTGTTGTTTGTAGCTTTTCTGGTTTCTGGGTTGTTCATCATCATAAACTTCAGGCTCTTCTTCAACTGTACAACTCCTGAGAGAATCAAGCACTtacatgagcacacacacacacacacacacacaaacacacaggaaggTAAAGAGATAGACAAACACACCTGAATTGCGGGTCAGAGTTCATGTGGCAGAACCACTTCTTAGGGAGCTTTTTAGGATCAATGCCATCTGGAAGTTTTCGCCACTTCAGACAATTATCACACTGAATACAGTTTTGATCTGGTTGCTTCCTGTGAGTCCACAcaatcatgtgttaatgtttatgtaaatatgctcccatgttaatgaatgtggccTTTTACACAGGATGTGTCAGTGCACAAACAGTGTTGCTTCTGTTGTAATGGTCGCAACCTGGAAACCTGTAATATCTGACTTGTGCCCATAGCAGTTTAAGACTTTAACAAAGTTATATTGAATattattagaaatgtattttatatctgACTACTGCTCCCGCCTGTCTGACAGTATATTCAAAATGTGTCCAAgttactattaatatttttcCAGCAACTTTGTGTCTCAAATTATGAACTCAACCAAAAAGAAAATATCTGAGGTTCATAATTTTGGCCAGCAAACTAATACCTGGccatgtgagtgagtgagtgtgagaaagagaggaagagagagagagagagagagagagagagagaggcacttTTAAACTTACACAGTATCCTCAAAAGA from Ictalurus furcatus strain D&B chromosome 6, Billie_1.0, whole genome shotgun sequence includes:
- the LOC128609188 gene encoding uncharacterized protein LOC128609188 isoform X2 is translated as MAAVTSRGIPLSSICPWHLHANSTSHTWPFSAIAELIDNAYDPDVGAKQLWIDKSVIKDQDCLIFMDNGNGMDYDKMHKMLSFGFSDKQTVNEHVPVGRYGNGFKSGSMRLGKDAIVFSKKADTMCVGLLSQTYLEDTGAQNVMVPTVTFTNTGQTVSASPEHAECLHDILTHSLFNTKEELLSEFSVIDRLCTKSSGTRIIIWNLRRTPSEELEFDFTKNPYDIRIPVDVYGRTGEINKRQAAGGVSVPESEYSLRAYCSILYMKPRMQIIIQGLKVETQLITKTLANVLTDTYKPDSVNKAITITFGYNTKSKEHYGLMMYHNNRLIKAYERVACQRKYQADRRAVGVIGVIECNHLTPTHNKQGFDDTEDYRKTLKNVGNKLKEYWKQQVYVHELKPNCTESFEDTVKQPDQNCIQCDNCLKWRKLPDGIDPKKLPKKWFCHMNSDPQFRSCTVEEEPEVYDDEQPRNQKSYKQHERNQKLQQENRKQSSFTPLSPDDTSADACLFTTRKRKKKALDASPNNPEKKSRQKCFDKNIPDSIMSPASDANKVECKDIKTALKDDGDDVIDKSMIKKEQSNKITKASFEDQQKYSYIMDTIRQLQDKLIQFKKVLKTEEHGVDTFSNYCESLHKDLEEMKTEIEKVEVSAKDHGPSTETSNPGRGKDSQFRTWKDETQYRSGRERGHRDNKMHSPLMLRELRQRVTRLLVTFVPALDLEQVIEKILAQVVDVISPTEAAVLTKEVEVHEEHLSSGEDNRSKSTQHSHTRDIRFASEDTEDTNSPKHSVVRDALIPELEHCADSGAYRFLCSHAGQFHCKLTNLVFEMKGNGEVLYTIVSWDYSQWQGIGQFQPAGPLYNIKCAEGSILYLHLPHCEIQTVPCSIDYGPDENQVGLFVAHFSDDNVEIIQPLKVTNTHVIFKVQGLSLFGLLKKWIFFEKPISAQVLLFYKEMIGNQRRRKLHIHLLPGNVPVEEVQKVNQCNTYIQCSSICQLTRGKKYRPLCEPYVSQPKVETFGFDYGPNYHPTFEVILNTGAEDLTLGLLDEFGQEVWEPRQIFLTADSTEAVPVEMDTISRRFLYEEINGLQYSAIESFLCCMLWIVVLLEDPPHLIFIILVDGSRFSSRISCNGVLRGEHEQWSALPIVFSVTMIPAASKCFWSSF